The genomic region GGGAATTTTTAATAGAAAATTTAATTTTTGTATTAGGAATCACTTCTGTACTAATAATAGCGTTAATTTTCATGTTTTTACTAAGAACAGGTCTACGTGTATTTTTAGACGTAAGTCCTAAGGAATTCTTTTTAGGTAAGTATTGGTTTCCTGTATCTAAAAATCCACAATATGGTATATTGCCAATTGTAGCGGGATCACTAATGGTTACACTGGGAGCTATCCTTATTTCCGTCCCCATAGGTGTAGGTAGTGCCATTTTCATTTCGGAAGTGGCACCACCGAAAACCAAGACGGCATTAAAGGTAATTATAGAGTTTTTATCTGCAATACCATCAGTTGTACTAGGCTTTTTGGGGATTGTAGTACTATCGAATTGGGTAAGAATCTCCTTTTCTTTAACTTCAGGATTTACGGTTCTTACGGGTTCAATTTTAGTTTCTTTAATGGCTATGCCAACTATTATTAGTATATCCGATGACGCAATAAGGTCTTTACCTGAAGAGTATAAAGAGGCATCTTTAGCACTG from Serpentinicella alkaliphila harbors:
- the pstC gene encoding phosphate ABC transporter permease subunit PstC, producing MKEAVGKVERVEHSKNIKKGIKNRVGEFLIENLIFVLGITSVLIIALIFMFLLRTGLRVFLDVSPKEFFLGKYWFPVSKNPQYGILPIVAGSLMVTLGAILISVPIGVGSAIFISEVAPPKTKTALKVIIEFLSAIPSVVLGFLGIVVLSNWVRISFSLTSGFTVLTGSILVSLMAMPTIISISDDAIRSLPEEYKEASLALGATKWETIRYVLIPAASSGIIAAVMLGIGRAIGETMTVMMVTGNAAQIPNSFLVSGRTMTATIAAEMGDTVRGGTHYHALFAVGIVLLSMTTVINLIADFVLSRAKREAR